Proteins encoded by one window of Cylindrospermum stagnale PCC 7417:
- a CDS encoding serine/threonine protein kinase translates to MAWGAGEQLQGGRYTVERELGRGRFGITYLAKDGNGDRLVIKTLNDDLLNSLTPQERDRLESMFLQEAVKLARFRHPHIVEVEAPFKQDSHWCLAMEYIDGISLGDRAQQILSESQALTYIRQIGEALIVVHENQLIHRDIRPENIMLRVRDGKPEAVLIDFGLALDFDHTLTTARTRETSEGFTPLELYSQQGQPTGAYTDIYSLAATLYILLTGKIPVSAIKRKLNKKPLVNPKKLNSQISDRTNRQILEGMKLDAKKRPQSVREWLDALGLTSVNAVPDTSPAKPDPKISWSVIWTAAGVIVTLLVGIPAWIAIFKPSPDNPPTITPSPAVTQKP, encoded by the coding sequence ATGGCTTGGGGAGCAGGAGAGCAATTGCAAGGTGGTAGATATACTGTTGAGCGAGAGTTAGGCCGAGGACGCTTTGGGATTACTTATCTAGCAAAAGATGGGAATGGCGATCGCTTAGTTATTAAAACCTTAAATGATGATTTGTTGAACTCCCTAACACCACAAGAACGGGACAGACTGGAGTCGATGTTTTTGCAAGAAGCCGTGAAACTTGCTCGGTTTCGACATCCTCATATTGTGGAAGTTGAAGCACCATTTAAGCAAGATTCCCACTGGTGTCTAGCAATGGAATATATTGATGGCATCAGTTTAGGCGATCGCGCTCAACAAATTCTGTCTGAATCCCAAGCGCTGACATATATTCGGCAAATCGGTGAAGCGCTGATTGTGGTTCACGAAAATCAATTGATTCATCGAGATATCAGACCAGAAAATATTATGCTTAGAGTGCGGGATGGTAAGCCAGAAGCGGTTTTGATTGATTTTGGTTTGGCGCTGGATTTTGACCATACCCTCACCACCGCACGCACCAGAGAAACTTCTGAAGGATTTACCCCCCTAGAGTTATATTCCCAACAAGGTCAACCCACAGGAGCTTACACTGATATTTATTCCTTAGCGGCTACCCTCTACATTTTGCTGACTGGGAAAATTCCTGTGAGTGCCATTAAGCGCAAACTAAATAAAAAACCTTTAGTAAATCCTAAAAAACTGAATTCGCAAATTAGCGATCGCACAAATCGCCAAATTCTTGAAGGAATGAAATTAGACGCTAAAAAACGTCCCCAATCTGTGCGCGAATGGCTAGATGCATTGGGATTAACCAGTGTAAATGCAGTACCAGATACTTCTCCCGCGAAACCAGACCCGAAAATCAGTTGGTCAGTAATTTGGACAGCCGCAGGGGTAATAGTTACACTTTTGGTAGGTATACCAGCCTGGATTGCTATATTCAAACCGTCTCCTGATAATCCCCCAACGATTACACCCAGTCCAGCAGTTACCCAAAAACCCTAG
- a CDS encoding AMP-binding protein has product MSNLYRPINKTALKQQFVCNRLITTPLGFDKFKKVDIEQSLASRFEEQVSKYPQSVAVKTQTETLTYEQLNNNANILAKSILSLRGEKQEVIVILLEKSASYITTILGILKTGKIFVPLDASFPLERLAYILADSQAVLIVTNNQNLTLASKLAVNGCQIFNIDDIEHNIYPKNPTIKIVPDTPAYIIYTSGSTGKPKGVVQSHRNALHYCMNDTNTLLISPEDRVIFLYSCSALGGILCICYTLLNGASLYSFNVKEEGLSNLVDWLIQEEITIYHSFATLFRHFVDTLTGREQFPKIRLVKLGGEATLQRDVELYKKHFSANCILYASLGATETGTFRNFIVEQDTQIKNSTVPIGYAVEDMDIVLLDEAGVEVKNGVGEIAVKSKYLALGYWQKPELTNAVFIPDCQGGSERIYRTGDLGRIEADGCLVHMGRKDFQVKIRGFRIEVTEIEMALFNTGAIKEAVVVAREDIPEDKRLVAYIVPKQQPVPTTRELRQYLQNKLPDYMVPSAFVFLNALPLTPNGKIDRLALPAPNLAQPEMTATFVAPRDDLECQLTEIWEKVLGIEPIGVKDNFFELGGHSLLAVRLFAEIELKFAKKLPLAALFPFDTVEAIAQIIRAEAKKDLQNQSIATWSSLVAMQPQGSKPPVFLIHPQGGELLCYRDLVTYLGTEQPVYGLQPQGLNGKQPPYTRVEDMAAHYIREIQTIQPQGPYLLGGYSFGGVVAFEMAQQLHRQGQKVGLLAMFDTCRPGYSERLSLLKRIPLHLDNLVHKGPDYIWHKAMNLSQLAKYHLQQKYKSYLNAASQVLEMVQQIDSTKKQLDVISANSQALWGYTFEAYPGAVTLLRTEDENRADAVGVKYEPQFGWGEIVMGGLEIHYIPGSHLSLLDKPYVQVLAEKFKVCLEKAQTMNLVTEE; this is encoded by the coding sequence ATGAGTAATCTTTATAGACCAATTAACAAGACAGCTTTAAAGCAACAATTTGTTTGCAACCGTCTGATTACAACGCCTCTAGGATTTGATAAATTTAAGAAAGTAGATATTGAGCAATCACTTGCTAGTCGGTTTGAAGAACAAGTTAGCAAGTATCCCCAATCTGTTGCTGTCAAAACCCAGACAGAAACACTCACTTATGAACAGTTAAACAACAATGCTAATATTTTAGCAAAATCCATCCTTTCTTTGAGAGGAGAAAAGCAAGAAGTAATAGTAATTTTGCTGGAAAAAAGTGCAAGTTACATTACCACTATTTTGGGAATATTAAAGACAGGAAAGATTTTTGTACCTTTAGATGCTTCATTTCCCCTTGAGCGGCTGGCTTATATTTTAGCAGATTCACAAGCCGTCTTGATAGTCACCAACAATCAAAATTTGACTTTGGCAAGTAAATTAGCTGTTAATGGATGTCAGATATTTAATATTGATGATATCGAACACAATATTTACCCTAAAAATCCAACTATTAAAATAGTCCCAGATACGCCAGCATACATAATTTATACTAGCGGCTCGACCGGAAAGCCAAAAGGAGTAGTGCAGAGTCATCGCAATGCATTGCACTACTGCATGAATGATACTAACACTTTACTCATCAGCCCAGAGGATCGGGTAATTTTCCTCTACTCATGTAGTGCATTGGGTGGAATATTGTGTATTTGTTATACTTTACTAAATGGTGCATCTCTCTACTCTTTTAATGTCAAAGAAGAGGGATTAAGCAACCTAGTTGACTGGTTGATTCAAGAAGAAATAACTATTTATCATTCCTTTGCCACACTCTTTCGACATTTTGTAGATACTCTCACAGGTAGAGAGCAGTTTCCCAAAATTCGCTTGGTTAAATTGGGTGGTGAGGCTACCTTGCAAAGAGATGTAGAACTTTATAAAAAGCATTTTTCGGCAAACTGTATTTTGTATGCGAGTTTAGGAGCAACTGAAACCGGAACTTTCCGAAATTTTATTGTTGAGCAAGACACCCAAATTAAAAATAGCACTGTACCAATTGGCTATGCAGTTGAGGATATGGATATTGTGCTGCTTGATGAAGCAGGGGTTGAAGTTAAGAATGGGGTGGGCGAAATTGCCGTTAAAAGTAAATATTTAGCTCTTGGTTATTGGCAAAAGCCAGAACTAACAAATGCTGTATTTATCCCAGATTGTCAAGGTGGAAGCGAACGGATTTATCGGACTGGAGATTTGGGACGAATTGAGGCTGACGGCTGTCTGGTTCACATGGGAAGAAAAGATTTTCAGGTGAAAATTAGAGGCTTCAGAATTGAAGTTACAGAAATTGAGATGGCACTTTTCAACACTGGCGCTATCAAAGAAGCTGTCGTTGTCGCCCGTGAAGATATCCCAGAAGATAAACGTTTAGTCGCTTATATTGTTCCTAAACAACAACCAGTACCCACCACTAGAGAACTACGGCAATATTTGCAGAATAAATTGCCTGATTATATGGTGCCTAGTGCCTTTGTCTTCTTGAATGCCTTGCCATTAACACCCAATGGTAAGATAGACCGCTTGGCTTTGCCAGCCCCTAATTTAGCACAGCCAGAGATGACAGCAACTTTTGTTGCACCCCGTGATGATTTAGAATGTCAGCTAACAGAAATTTGGGAAAAAGTTTTAGGTATTGAACCCATTGGGGTGAAGGATAATTTCTTTGAATTGGGGGGGCATTCGTTGTTAGCCGTGCGTTTATTCGCTGAAATAGAGCTTAAATTTGCCAAAAAACTCCCCCTCGCCGCGCTCTTTCCATTTGATACAGTGGAAGCGATCGCGCAAATAATCCGCGCCGAAGCCAAGAAAGACTTACAGAATCAATCAATAGCGACTTGGTCATCTCTAGTAGCAATGCAACCACAAGGTTCCAAGCCACCTGTTTTCTTAATTCACCCCCAAGGGGGTGAACTGCTTTGTTATCGTGATTTAGTCACTTATCTAGGAACGGAACAGCCAGTTTATGGGCTACAACCCCAAGGGCTAAATGGAAAACAGCCTCCTTATACCCGCGTGGAAGATATGGCAGCTCACTACATTCGAGAAATCCAAACTATTCAACCCCAAGGCCCTTATTTGCTGGGGGGTTACTCTTTTGGCGGTGTAGTTGCCTTTGAGATGGCGCAACAACTCCACAGACAAGGTCAAAAGGTGGGACTTCTGGCTATGTTTGATACCTGTCGTCCTGGTTATAGTGAGCGCTTATCGTTGCTGAAGCGAATTCCCTTGCATTTAGATAATCTTGTCCACAAAGGGCCTGATTACATTTGGCATAAGGCGATGAATTTGAGCCAATTGGCTAAATACCATCTTCAACAGAAATATAAGTCTTACTTAAATGCCGCATCTCAAGTATTAGAAATGGTTCAACAGATAGATTCCACAAAGAAGCAGTTAGACGTTATTAGTGCTAATTCCCAGGCTCTCTGGGGATATACCTTTGAAGCTTACCCAGGTGCAGTTACTCTATTGCGGACTGAGGATGAAAATCGAGCCGATGCTGTAGGTGTGAAATATGAGCCGCAATTTGGCTGGGGTGAAATTGTGATGGGCGGATTAGAAATACATTATATTCCTGGTTCTCACCTTTCTCTACTCGATAAACCCTATGTACAGGTGTTGGCGGAAAAGTTTAAAGTTTGTCTGGAGAAGGCGCAGACGATGAATTTAGTCACAGAGGAATAG